In Equus przewalskii isolate Varuska chromosome 6, EquPr2, whole genome shotgun sequence, one DNA window encodes the following:
- the LOC103548782 gene encoding uncharacterized protein isoform X13, producing MEPVTYHGEKSSYSGDEHMSSTHQISFHNPPLGQLMFPVHIQGRKIAPTVHPGYMESIGQYQSDFQAPGWSEVLRPGPDRNSQGINKYIYTMQKDTAPSQPPTVHQHQKPSWPTQQMAILGGKSTAKFDENTVTRPLTDSEVSLTREVKRVKGKFPSSMLRVFKAKFQTEITSKQFSQDCGTQTQVCYGDPHYRGYEKSLIRTPAVGRGHPLDAPFTSHLATKGMGSQAPAKDQTTTRTPYMPLFSEKGKLCKPKVNSIKCEANNLSTEQRKTFRYKGETESLPDTVTSFEYGKRKPVS from the exons ATGGAGCCTGTGACTTACCACGGGGAGAAGTCCTCGTATTCAG GTGACGAGCACATGAGCAGTACTCATCAGATTTCCTTCCACAACCCTCCTCTTGGTCAGTTGATGTTCCCAGTTCACATTCAGGGCAGAAAAATAGCACCAACAGTGCATCCAGGCTACATGGAGAGTATCGGCCAGTATCAAAGTGACTTTCAAGCCCCAGGATGGAGTGAAGTCCTCAGACCTGGCCCAGACAGGAACAGCCAGGGAATCAA CAAATATATCTACACTATGCAAAAGGACACTGCCCCTAGCCAGCCACCCACTGTGCATCAGCATCAGAAGCCGAGCTGGCCGACGCAACAGATGGCCATCCTGGGCGGGAAGAGCACTGCCAAGTTTGATGAAAACACAGTGACCAGG CCACTTACAGACTCTGAAGTCTCCCTGACCAGAGAG GTAAAAAGAGTCAAGGGTAAGTTCCCCTCTAGCATGCTCAGGGTCTTCAAAGCCAAGTTCCAAACTGAAATTACCAGCAAGCAATTCTCCCAGGACTGCGGAACTCAGACCCAAGTATGCTATGGAGACCCTCATTACAGAGGCTATGAGAAGTCCCTGATAAGAACTCCTGCCGTGGGCAGGGGACATCCCCTGGACGCTCCCTTCACCTCTCACCTTGCTACAAAG GGGATGGGTTCACAGGCACCAGCCAAGGATCAAACTACCACCAGGACCCCCTACATGCCCTTGTTTTCTGAAAAGGGGAAACTGTGTAAGCCCAAGGTCAACAGCATCAAATGTGAGGCAAACAATTTATCTACTgagcaaagaaaaacattcagGTACAAAGGAGAGACTGAGTCACTCCCAGATACAGTAACGTCATTCGAGTATGGCAAAAGAAAGCCAGTGTCATAG
- the LOC103548782 gene encoding uncharacterized protein isoform X16, which translates to MLALQTQPENSHPGVQQQGVALQESEAQEEIAPGDIKYRLELFPKAPLPMQSPSYFSQQCKPQWLPFSTTYGECYKPWKMEPVTYHGEKSSYSGDEHMSSTHQISFHNPPLGQLMFPVHIQGRKIAPTVHPGYMESIGQYQSDFQAPGWSEVLRPGPDRNSQGINKYIYTMQKDTAPSQPPTVHQHQKPSWPTQQMAILGGKSTAKFDENTVTRVKRVKGKFPSSMLRVFKAKFQTEITSKQFSQDCGTQTQVCYGDPHYRGYEKSLIRTPAVGRGHPLDAPFTSHLATKASPAA; encoded by the exons ATGCTGGCTCTCCAAACCCAGCCAGAGAACAGCCATCCTGGTGTTCAG CAGCAGGGGGTTGCTTTGCAGGAGTCAGAAGCCCAGGAGGAAATAGCCCCAGGAGATATTAAATACCGCCTGGAGCTCTTTCCCAAGGCTCCACTCCCCATGCAATCCCCAAGCTACTTCAGCCAGCAGTGCAAGCCTCAATGGCTCCCCTTCAGCACAACCTACGGAGAATGCTACAAGCCCTGGAAGATGGAGCCTGTGACTTACCACGGGGAGAAGTCCTCGTATTCAG GTGACGAGCACATGAGCAGTACTCATCAGATTTCCTTCCACAACCCTCCTCTTGGTCAGTTGATGTTCCCAGTTCACATTCAGGGCAGAAAAATAGCACCAACAGTGCATCCAGGCTACATGGAGAGTATCGGCCAGTATCAAAGTGACTTTCAAGCCCCAGGATGGAGTGAAGTCCTCAGACCTGGCCCAGACAGGAACAGCCAGGGAATCAA CAAATATATCTACACTATGCAAAAGGACACTGCCCCTAGCCAGCCACCCACTGTGCATCAGCATCAGAAGCCGAGCTGGCCGACGCAACAGATGGCCATCCTGGGCGGGAAGAGCACTGCCAAGTTTGATGAAAACACAGTGACCAGG GTAAAAAGAGTCAAGGGTAAGTTCCCCTCTAGCATGCTCAGGGTCTTCAAAGCCAAGTTCCAAACTGAAATTACCAGCAAGCAATTCTCCCAGGACTGCGGAACTCAGACCCAAGTATGCTATGGAGACCCTCATTACAGAGGCTATGAGAAGTCCCTGATAAGAACTCCTGCCGTGGGCAGGGGACATCCCCTGGACGCTCCCTTCACCTCTCACCTTGCTACAAAG GCCAGTCCAGCTGCCTAA
- the LOC103548782 gene encoding uncharacterized protein isoform X9, with protein sequence MQLNLLSQDNTWKHRHYSHCTKPWERVYPYLKFRQSVDIPSPGDRRPRPLAYPSSNSKVFNPTQQEMLALQTQPENSHPGVQESEAQEEIAPGDIKYRLELFPKAPLPMQSPSYFSQQCKPQWLPFSTTYGECYKPWKMEPVTYHGEKSSYSGDEHMSSTHQISFHNPPLGQLMFPVHIQGRKIAPTVHPGYMESIGQYQSDFQAPGWSEVLRPGPDRNSQGINKYIYTMQKDTAPSQPPTVHQHQKPSWPTQQMAILGGKSTAKFDENTVTRPLTDSEVSLTREVKRVKGKFPSSMLRVFKAKFQTEITSKQFSQDCGTQTQVCYGDPHYRGYEKSLIRTPAVGRGHPLDAPFTSHLATKASPAA encoded by the exons ATGCAACTCAACCTTCTGTCTCAGGACAAcacctg GAAACACAGACACTACAGCCACTGCACCAAGCCCTGGGAAAGGGTGTACCCCTATCTGAAGTTCCGCCAGTCTGTCG ACATCCCCTCTCCTGGGGACAGAAGACCCCGCCCACTTGCCTACCCTTCTTCAAATAGCAAAGTCTTCAATCCCACCCAGCAAGAGATGCTGGCTCTCCAAACCCAGCCAGAGAACAGCCATCCTGGTGTTCAG GAGTCAGAAGCCCAGGAGGAAATAGCCCCAGGAGATATTAAATACCGCCTGGAGCTCTTTCCCAAGGCTCCACTCCCCATGCAATCCCCAAGCTACTTCAGCCAGCAGTGCAAGCCTCAATGGCTCCCCTTCAGCACAACCTACGGAGAATGCTACAAGCCCTGGAAGATGGAGCCTGTGACTTACCACGGGGAGAAGTCCTCGTATTCAG GTGACGAGCACATGAGCAGTACTCATCAGATTTCCTTCCACAACCCTCCTCTTGGTCAGTTGATGTTCCCAGTTCACATTCAGGGCAGAAAAATAGCACCAACAGTGCATCCAGGCTACATGGAGAGTATCGGCCAGTATCAAAGTGACTTTCAAGCCCCAGGATGGAGTGAAGTCCTCAGACCTGGCCCAGACAGGAACAGCCAGGGAATCAA CAAATATATCTACACTATGCAAAAGGACACTGCCCCTAGCCAGCCACCCACTGTGCATCAGCATCAGAAGCCGAGCTGGCCGACGCAACAGATGGCCATCCTGGGCGGGAAGAGCACTGCCAAGTTTGATGAAAACACAGTGACCAGG CCACTTACAGACTCTGAAGTCTCCCTGACCAGAGAG GTAAAAAGAGTCAAGGGTAAGTTCCCCTCTAGCATGCTCAGGGTCTTCAAAGCCAAGTTCCAAACTGAAATTACCAGCAAGCAATTCTCCCAGGACTGCGGAACTCAGACCCAAGTATGCTATGGAGACCCTCATTACAGAGGCTATGAGAAGTCCCTGATAAGAACTCCTGCCGTGGGCAGGGGACATCCCCTGGACGCTCCCTTCACCTCTCACCTTGCTACAAAG GCCAGTCCAGCTGCCTAA
- the LOC103548782 gene encoding uncharacterized protein isoform X15: MEPVTYHGEKSSYSGDEHMSSTHQISFHNPPLGQLMFPVHIQGRKIAPTVHPGYMESIGQYQSDFQAPGWSEVLRPGPDRNSQGINKYIYTMQKDTAPSQPPTVHQHQKPSWPTQQMAILGGKSTAKFDENTVTRPLTDSEVSLTREVKRVKGKFPSSMLRVFKAKFQTEITSKQFSQDCGTQTQVCYGDPHYRGYEKSLIRTPAVGRGHPLDAPFTSHLATKGMGSQAPAKDQTTTRTPYMPLFSEKGKLCKPKVNSIKCEANNLSTEQRKTFRPVQLPKSSAPAVFIPTTRLKT; this comes from the exons ATGGAGCCTGTGACTTACCACGGGGAGAAGTCCTCGTATTCAG GTGACGAGCACATGAGCAGTACTCATCAGATTTCCTTCCACAACCCTCCTCTTGGTCAGTTGATGTTCCCAGTTCACATTCAGGGCAGAAAAATAGCACCAACAGTGCATCCAGGCTACATGGAGAGTATCGGCCAGTATCAAAGTGACTTTCAAGCCCCAGGATGGAGTGAAGTCCTCAGACCTGGCCCAGACAGGAACAGCCAGGGAATCAA CAAATATATCTACACTATGCAAAAGGACACTGCCCCTAGCCAGCCACCCACTGTGCATCAGCATCAGAAGCCGAGCTGGCCGACGCAACAGATGGCCATCCTGGGCGGGAAGAGCACTGCCAAGTTTGATGAAAACACAGTGACCAGG CCACTTACAGACTCTGAAGTCTCCCTGACCAGAGAG GTAAAAAGAGTCAAGGGTAAGTTCCCCTCTAGCATGCTCAGGGTCTTCAAAGCCAAGTTCCAAACTGAAATTACCAGCAAGCAATTCTCCCAGGACTGCGGAACTCAGACCCAAGTATGCTATGGAGACCCTCATTACAGAGGCTATGAGAAGTCCCTGATAAGAACTCCTGCCGTGGGCAGGGGACATCCCCTGGACGCTCCCTTCACCTCTCACCTTGCTACAAAG GGGATGGGTTCACAGGCACCAGCCAAGGATCAAACTACCACCAGGACCCCCTACATGCCCTTGTTTTCTGAAAAGGGGAAACTGTGTAAGCCCAAGGTCAACAGCATCAAATGTGAGGCAAACAATTTATCTACTgagcaaagaaaaacattcag GCCAGTCCAGCTGCCTAAAAGCTCAGCTCCAGCAGTATTTATACCAACAACAAgactcaaaacttaa
- the LOC103548782 gene encoding uncharacterized protein isoform X7, whose product MLALQTQPENSHPGVQQQGVALQESEAQEEIAPGDIKYRLELFPKAPLPMQSPSYFSQQCKPQWLPFSTTYGECYKPWKMEPVTYHGEKSSYSGDEHMSSTHQISFHNPPLGQLMFPVHIQGRKIAPTVHPGYMESIGQYQSDFQAPGWSEVLRPGPDRNSQGINKYIYTMQKDTAPSQPPTVHQHQKPSWPTQQMAILGGKSTAKFDENTVTRPLTDSEVSLTREVKRVKGKFPSSMLRVFKAKFQTEITSKQFSQDCGTQTQVCYGDPHYRGYEKSLIRTPAVGRGHPLDAPFTSHLATKGMGSQAPAKDQTTTRTPYMPLFSEKGKLCKPKVNSIKCEANNLSTEQRKTFRYKGETESLPDTVTSFEYGKRKPVS is encoded by the exons ATGCTGGCTCTCCAAACCCAGCCAGAGAACAGCCATCCTGGTGTTCAG CAGCAGGGGGTTGCTTTGCAGGAGTCAGAAGCCCAGGAGGAAATAGCCCCAGGAGATATTAAATACCGCCTGGAGCTCTTTCCCAAGGCTCCACTCCCCATGCAATCCCCAAGCTACTTCAGCCAGCAGTGCAAGCCTCAATGGCTCCCCTTCAGCACAACCTACGGAGAATGCTACAAGCCCTGGAAGATGGAGCCTGTGACTTACCACGGGGAGAAGTCCTCGTATTCAG GTGACGAGCACATGAGCAGTACTCATCAGATTTCCTTCCACAACCCTCCTCTTGGTCAGTTGATGTTCCCAGTTCACATTCAGGGCAGAAAAATAGCACCAACAGTGCATCCAGGCTACATGGAGAGTATCGGCCAGTATCAAAGTGACTTTCAAGCCCCAGGATGGAGTGAAGTCCTCAGACCTGGCCCAGACAGGAACAGCCAGGGAATCAA CAAATATATCTACACTATGCAAAAGGACACTGCCCCTAGCCAGCCACCCACTGTGCATCAGCATCAGAAGCCGAGCTGGCCGACGCAACAGATGGCCATCCTGGGCGGGAAGAGCACTGCCAAGTTTGATGAAAACACAGTGACCAGG CCACTTACAGACTCTGAAGTCTCCCTGACCAGAGAG GTAAAAAGAGTCAAGGGTAAGTTCCCCTCTAGCATGCTCAGGGTCTTCAAAGCCAAGTTCCAAACTGAAATTACCAGCAAGCAATTCTCCCAGGACTGCGGAACTCAGACCCAAGTATGCTATGGAGACCCTCATTACAGAGGCTATGAGAAGTCCCTGATAAGAACTCCTGCCGTGGGCAGGGGACATCCCCTGGACGCTCCCTTCACCTCTCACCTTGCTACAAAG GGGATGGGTTCACAGGCACCAGCCAAGGATCAAACTACCACCAGGACCCCCTACATGCCCTTGTTTTCTGAAAAGGGGAAACTGTGTAAGCCCAAGGTCAACAGCATCAAATGTGAGGCAAACAATTTATCTACTgagcaaagaaaaacattcagGTACAAAGGAGAGACTGAGTCACTCCCAGATACAGTAACGTCATTCGAGTATGGCAAAAGAAAGCCAGTGTCATAG
- the LOC103548782 gene encoding uncharacterized protein isoform X1 produces the protein MQLNLLSQDNTWKHRHYSHCTKPWERVYPYLKFRQSVDIPSPGDRRPRPLAYPSSNSKVFNPTQQEMLALQTQPENSHPGVQQQGVALQESEAQEEIAPGDIKYRLELFPKAPLPMQSPSYFSQQCKPQWLPFSTTYGECYKPWKMEPVTYHGEKSSYSGDEHMSSTHQISFHNPPLGQLMFPVHIQGRKIAPTVHPGYMESIGQYQSDFQAPGWSEVLRPGPDRNSQGINKYIYTMQKDTAPSQPPTVHQHQKPSWPTQQMAILGGKSTAKFDENTVTRPLTDSEVSLTREVKRVKGKFPSSMLRVFKAKFQTEITSKQFSQDCGTQTQVCYGDPHYRGYEKSLIRTPAVGRGHPLDAPFTSHLATKGMGSQAPAKDQTTTRTPYMPLFSEKGKLCKPKVNSIKCEANNLSTEQRKTFRYKGETESLPDTVTSFEYGKRKPVS, from the exons ATGCAACTCAACCTTCTGTCTCAGGACAAcacctg GAAACACAGACACTACAGCCACTGCACCAAGCCCTGGGAAAGGGTGTACCCCTATCTGAAGTTCCGCCAGTCTGTCG ACATCCCCTCTCCTGGGGACAGAAGACCCCGCCCACTTGCCTACCCTTCTTCAAATAGCAAAGTCTTCAATCCCACCCAGCAAGAGATGCTGGCTCTCCAAACCCAGCCAGAGAACAGCCATCCTGGTGTTCAG CAGCAGGGGGTTGCTTTGCAGGAGTCAGAAGCCCAGGAGGAAATAGCCCCAGGAGATATTAAATACCGCCTGGAGCTCTTTCCCAAGGCTCCACTCCCCATGCAATCCCCAAGCTACTTCAGCCAGCAGTGCAAGCCTCAATGGCTCCCCTTCAGCACAACCTACGGAGAATGCTACAAGCCCTGGAAGATGGAGCCTGTGACTTACCACGGGGAGAAGTCCTCGTATTCAG GTGACGAGCACATGAGCAGTACTCATCAGATTTCCTTCCACAACCCTCCTCTTGGTCAGTTGATGTTCCCAGTTCACATTCAGGGCAGAAAAATAGCACCAACAGTGCATCCAGGCTACATGGAGAGTATCGGCCAGTATCAAAGTGACTTTCAAGCCCCAGGATGGAGTGAAGTCCTCAGACCTGGCCCAGACAGGAACAGCCAGGGAATCAA CAAATATATCTACACTATGCAAAAGGACACTGCCCCTAGCCAGCCACCCACTGTGCATCAGCATCAGAAGCCGAGCTGGCCGACGCAACAGATGGCCATCCTGGGCGGGAAGAGCACTGCCAAGTTTGATGAAAACACAGTGACCAGG CCACTTACAGACTCTGAAGTCTCCCTGACCAGAGAG GTAAAAAGAGTCAAGGGTAAGTTCCCCTCTAGCATGCTCAGGGTCTTCAAAGCCAAGTTCCAAACTGAAATTACCAGCAAGCAATTCTCCCAGGACTGCGGAACTCAGACCCAAGTATGCTATGGAGACCCTCATTACAGAGGCTATGAGAAGTCCCTGATAAGAACTCCTGCCGTGGGCAGGGGACATCCCCTGGACGCTCCCTTCACCTCTCACCTTGCTACAAAG GGGATGGGTTCACAGGCACCAGCCAAGGATCAAACTACCACCAGGACCCCCTACATGCCCTTGTTTTCTGAAAAGGGGAAACTGTGTAAGCCCAAGGTCAACAGCATCAAATGTGAGGCAAACAATTTATCTACTgagcaaagaaaaacattcagGTACAAAGGAGAGACTGAGTCACTCCCAGATACAGTAACGTCATTCGAGTATGGCAAAAGAAAGCCAGTGTCATAG
- the LOC103548782 gene encoding uncharacterized protein isoform X12: MLALQTQPENSHPGVQESEAQEEIAPGDIKYRLELFPKAPLPMQSPSYFSQQCKPQWLPFSTTYGECYKPWKMEPVTYHGEKSSYSGDEHMSSTHQISFHNPPLGQLMFPVHIQGRKIAPTVHPGYMESIGQYQSDFQAPGWSEVLRPGPDRNSQGINKYIYTMQKDTAPSQPPTVHQHQKPSWPTQQMAILGGKSTAKFDENTVTRPLTDSEVSLTREVKRVKGKFPSSMLRVFKAKFQTEITSKQFSQDCGTQTQVCYGDPHYRGYEKSLIRTPAVGRGHPLDAPFTSHLATKASPAA, translated from the exons ATGCTGGCTCTCCAAACCCAGCCAGAGAACAGCCATCCTGGTGTTCAG GAGTCAGAAGCCCAGGAGGAAATAGCCCCAGGAGATATTAAATACCGCCTGGAGCTCTTTCCCAAGGCTCCACTCCCCATGCAATCCCCAAGCTACTTCAGCCAGCAGTGCAAGCCTCAATGGCTCCCCTTCAGCACAACCTACGGAGAATGCTACAAGCCCTGGAAGATGGAGCCTGTGACTTACCACGGGGAGAAGTCCTCGTATTCAG GTGACGAGCACATGAGCAGTACTCATCAGATTTCCTTCCACAACCCTCCTCTTGGTCAGTTGATGTTCCCAGTTCACATTCAGGGCAGAAAAATAGCACCAACAGTGCATCCAGGCTACATGGAGAGTATCGGCCAGTATCAAAGTGACTTTCAAGCCCCAGGATGGAGTGAAGTCCTCAGACCTGGCCCAGACAGGAACAGCCAGGGAATCAA CAAATATATCTACACTATGCAAAAGGACACTGCCCCTAGCCAGCCACCCACTGTGCATCAGCATCAGAAGCCGAGCTGGCCGACGCAACAGATGGCCATCCTGGGCGGGAAGAGCACTGCCAAGTTTGATGAAAACACAGTGACCAGG CCACTTACAGACTCTGAAGTCTCCCTGACCAGAGAG GTAAAAAGAGTCAAGGGTAAGTTCCCCTCTAGCATGCTCAGGGTCTTCAAAGCCAAGTTCCAAACTGAAATTACCAGCAAGCAATTCTCCCAGGACTGCGGAACTCAGACCCAAGTATGCTATGGAGACCCTCATTACAGAGGCTATGAGAAGTCCCTGATAAGAACTCCTGCCGTGGGCAGGGGACATCCCCTGGACGCTCCCTTCACCTCTCACCTTGCTACAAAG GCCAGTCCAGCTGCCTAA